In Bacteroidales bacterium, one genomic interval encodes:
- a CDS encoding NADH-quinone oxidoreductase subunit H, translating to MSLFYIFIFPGILFLSIYGIILEFVDRKLFARFQNRVGPPWFQPLADFIKLMGKEGIIPTHSDKAMFKILPAFAIAAASVVILYLPIWSTNALYSFDGDLIVVLYLLTIPTVTFFLAGWSSSSLYATIGAVRTITQLFAYEVPLFMSLLGPAILADSWSFSGITEFYCNNPLMALANIPGFIVAIIAIQGKLERTPFDIPDAETEIVAGPFTEYSGRFLAFFRMSLDIEMIIGASIIAAVFLPFWSTNIWFGLLIYLVKTLLVVFILSLLRALMARIRIEQMVNFCWKFLAPLAILQILIDIIVKVLI from the coding sequence ATGTCATTATTTTATATTTTTATTTTCCCGGGTATCTTATTCCTCAGTATCTATGGTATTATACTCGAGTTTGTGGATCGTAAATTATTTGCACGTTTTCAGAATCGTGTTGGTCCCCCATGGTTTCAGCCATTAGCAGATTTTATAAAACTCATGGGTAAGGAAGGAATTATTCCTACGCATTCCGATAAAGCAATGTTTAAAATATTGCCTGCTTTTGCAATAGCTGCAGCATCAGTAGTTATATTATATCTTCCTATATGGAGTACAAATGCTTTGTATTCTTTTGATGGAGATTTGATCGTAGTATTGTATCTGCTTACTATTCCCACTGTAACATTTTTCCTTGCAGGCTGGTCATCATCTTCATTATATGCTACTATTGGTGCAGTGCGTACCATTACCCAGCTTTTTGCTTATGAAGTTCCTTTATTCATGTCCCTTCTGGGACCTGCCATCCTTGCTGACAGTTGGTCTTTTAGTGGTATAACTGAATTTTACTGTAATAATCCATTAATGGCTCTTGCAAATATTCCTGGTTTTATAGTAGCAATAATAGCCATACAGGGTAAACTGGAAAGAACACCTTTTGATATACCTGATGCAGAAACTGAAATAGTAGCTGGTCCTTTTACTGAATATAGCGGACGTTTTCTTGCATTCTTCAGAATGTCCCTCGATATTGAAATGATCATAGGTGCTTCTATAATTGCAGCTGTATTTCTTCCTTTCTGGAGTACAAACATTTGGTTTGGGTTATTGATCTATCTTGTAAAAACACTTCTTGTAGTATTCATTCTTTCTTTATTGCGTGCATTAATGGCAAGAATACGTATTGAACAAATGGTGAATTTCTGCTGGAAATTCCTTGCACCTCTGGCCATTCTTCAGATATTGATTGATATTATCGTTAAAGTATTGATATAA
- a CDS encoding 4Fe-4S binding protein, translating into MPNKIKGPGKMLSLVFGSQFKKPATVLYPFVKPEVVDRFRGKLKFDQSKCIGCKICMRDCPSFAIEIFKISETEKIFKAVVRLDRCIYCGQCTDSCPKDALEMTKDFELAHFNRESLKVDI; encoded by the coding sequence ATGCCAAATAAAATAAAAGGACCTGGAAAAATGCTCTCATTGGTTTTTGGATCTCAATTCAAAAAACCTGCGACAGTATTGTATCCATTTGTAAAGCCTGAAGTGGTTGACCGATTCAGGGGAAAATTAAAATTTGATCAGAGTAAATGCATAGGCTGTAAAATCTGCATGCGCGATTGTCCTTCTTTTGCAATAGAAATTTTTAAAATTTCTGAAACAGAAAAGATCTTCAAAGCGGTAGTACGCCTGGACAGATGCATTTACTGCGGTCAATGTACTGACTCATGCCCTAAAGATGCATTAGAAATGACCAAAGATTTTGAACTCGCTCATTTCAACAGGGAATCTTTAAAAGTAGATATTTAA
- a CDS encoding hydrogenase maturation protease codes for MKIAPPKPTPDWKKDLHPGNLTSLTEELKKTKKLAILGVGSELMQDDKAGPEITLYLEKKYGNENPKVRIFTGFTTPENFTKAIADFNPGHIIIVDAADLKLAPGEFTDLPIERITDFSLGTHKLSLVMMIKFLKETINPKFSVLAIQYKSIFYAEKMTKEMKTGVKKVSAFLSDIIDNL; via the coding sequence ATGAAAATAGCCCCTCCTAAACCTACCCCCGATTGGAAAAAAGATTTGCACCCAGGAAATCTTACATCACTAACTGAAGAGCTTAAGAAAACAAAAAAACTGGCGATTTTGGGTGTGGGTTCTGAATTAATGCAGGATGACAAAGCAGGTCCTGAAATTACTTTATACTTAGAGAAAAAGTATGGTAATGAAAATCCTAAGGTAAGGATATTTACAGGTTTTACAACACCGGAAAACTTTACAAAAGCAATAGCAGACTTCAATCCAGGGCATATCATCATTGTTGATGCTGCTGATCTTAAACTTGCCCCCGGCGAATTCACTGATCTTCCTATAGAAAGAATAACAGATTTTTCTCTTGGTACACATAAACTATCACTGGTTATGATGATCAAGTTTCTTAAAGAAACCATCAATCCTAAATTCAGCGTTCTGGCGATACAATACAAAAGTATTTTTTATGCTGAAAAAATGACTAAAGAAATGAAAACAGGAGTAAAAAAAGTATCTGCATTTCTTTCGGATATCATTGATAATTTATAA
- a CDS encoding T9SS type A sorting domain-containing protein has protein sequence MKKIIILFFISCFSLLFISWGSSGHYWINHKSTESFPSSMSEFMIWADSLANHGSDADDRKSWDPNESMRHYIDIDNYAEFISTGHIASTYDSVIALHGQNFVENEGILPWATKNMYDSLKLAFMQHNWHAVILHASDLGHYVGDGHMPLHITKNYNGQYTNQTGVHSRYESYMINNFVNNLNTYAGDTVHFVNNVQKYIFDYLYINYTYIDSVLYSDNYAQTIAGNDNTTQYYQALFDKSKNFTITLWHNASHALAELIYSAWVDAGSPPFSEHISEFNGNIFDVTVSPNPLATNSVLNFNLHSSSKIKISLFDFSGKMIYSNQNIFPSGKNKIKIESSLLATGIYILKIDSGKNSEVVRFLKP, from the coding sequence TTGAAAAAGATCATTATCCTGTTTTTCATATCCTGTTTTTCTCTTCTCTTTATAAGCTGGGGCAGTAGCGGGCATTATTGGATAAATCATAAATCAACAGAATCATTTCCTTCATCAATGAGTGAATTTATGATATGGGCTGATTCTCTTGCCAATCATGGCTCCGATGCCGATGACCGTAAAAGCTGGGATCCTAACGAAAGTATGCGCCATTACATCGATATCGACAATTATGCAGAATTTATTTCTACCGGACATATCGCTTCAACTTATGATTCAGTGATTGCTTTGCATGGACAAAATTTTGTTGAAAATGAAGGGATACTTCCTTGGGCAACAAAAAACATGTATGATTCTTTAAAACTGGCGTTCATGCAACACAACTGGCATGCAGTCATTCTTCATGCATCAGACCTCGGGCATTATGTTGGCGATGGACATATGCCGTTGCATATTACAAAAAATTATAACGGTCAATATACTAATCAAACCGGTGTGCATTCCCGTTATGAATCGTATATGATAAATAATTTCGTTAACAATCTTAATACTTATGCTGGTGATACGGTTCACTTTGTAAATAATGTTCAAAAATATATTTTCGATTATCTATATATTAATTACACATATATCGACAGCGTACTTTATTCAGATAACTACGCACAAACTATTGCAGGCAATGATAATACAACCCAATATTACCAGGCATTATTCGATAAATCAAAAAACTTTACAATCACCCTTTGGCATAATGCATCTCATGCCCTTGCAGAATTAATATATTCCGCTTGGGTAGATGCAGGAAGTCCGCCCTTTTCGGAACACATCAGCGAATTTAACGGGAATATATTTGATGTAACGGTTTCGCCCAACCCACTTGCTACCAATTCAGTTTTGAATTTCAACTTACATTCTTCATCTAAAATCAAAATATCCCTCTTCGATTTTTCAGGAAAAATGATTTATTCAAATCAAAATATTTTCCCATCAGGAAAAAATAAAATAAAAATCGAATCCTCATTACTGGCAACAGGAATCTATATTCTTAAAATAGATTCAGGAAAAAATTCAGAGGTAGTAAGGTTTTTAAAACCATAA
- a CDS encoding NAD(P)H-dependent oxidoreductase subunit E, translating into MASIESKVIEIAGKYKKQARRLMDMLLDIQNEYRHIPNEAIVTLARECNISQVDIEQTISFYHFFSLTPVGKYTVYLNDSAVACMMGRNEIAKAFEKEAGIKFGEVTPDGLIGLFNTACIGMNDQEPAAIINGVVFTKLNEEKVQQLVKAFRNGKNVRDLVFDKGDGANATEFINSMVNNNIRKKGPVIFTETVAGNAIKKLVNMTPEQVIAEIKASNLKGRGGAGFPTGMKWDFCNRSEDKDRFVICNADEGEPGTFKDRVLLTELPSLVFEGMTIAGYAIGAKKGILYLRNEYVYLKSYLEKVLDAHRKNNLLGLGIAGKKDFNFEIRIQFGAGAYVCGEESALIESAEGKRGEPRNRPPFPVTKGYIQKPTVVNNVETLCSVTKIIEKGADWYKGFGTADSTGTKVLSVSGDCAKPGIYEIEWGMTIKDMLEMCGAEKDIQALQVAGPSGVCINPSQFGRKIANEDLPTGGSMIVIGKKRELLKDVVANFMDFFVDESCGSCVPCRALTPVLKEKLEKVIAGKGVKQDIDDMVKLGKMMKDLNRCGLGQTCANPILTTIENFRDKYESLVKAPKADGVYDFDMKASVKDSCEVVKRKINVH; encoded by the coding sequence ATGGCAAGCATAGAATCAAAAGTTATCGAAATAGCCGGCAAGTACAAGAAACAAGCCCGCCGTCTTATGGATATGCTACTTGATATTCAGAATGAATACAGGCATATTCCTAATGAGGCTATTGTTACTCTTGCCCGTGAATGCAATATTTCACAGGTTGATATCGAACAAACCATTTCGTTTTATCATTTTTTCAGTCTGACACCGGTAGGTAAATATACCGTTTACCTGAACGACAGCGCTGTTGCCTGTATGATGGGAAGAAACGAAATTGCAAAAGCTTTCGAAAAAGAAGCAGGGATCAAATTTGGTGAAGTTACACCTGATGGGTTAATCGGGCTGTTTAATACCGCCTGTATCGGGATGAACGACCAGGAACCAGCAGCAATCATCAACGGCGTAGTTTTCACAAAATTGAATGAAGAAAAAGTTCAGCAACTGGTAAAAGCTTTCCGTAATGGAAAAAATGTTCGCGACCTGGTATTTGATAAAGGCGATGGCGCTAATGCCACCGAATTTATTAACTCCATGGTAAATAATAATATCAGGAAAAAAGGTCCTGTTATTTTTACTGAAACCGTTGCAGGAAATGCAATAAAGAAATTAGTTAATATGACTCCCGAACAGGTTATTGCCGAAATAAAAGCATCTAACCTGAAAGGTCGTGGCGGCGCAGGTTTCCCTACAGGTATGAAATGGGATTTCTGTAATCGTTCGGAAGATAAGGATCGTTTCGTGATTTGCAATGCTGATGAAGGTGAACCCGGAACATTTAAAGACAGGGTATTGTTAACCGAATTGCCAAGCCTCGTATTTGAAGGTATGACCATTGCAGGTTACGCAATAGGCGCAAAAAAAGGAATACTCTATCTCCGCAATGAATATGTATATCTGAAAAGTTATCTTGAAAAAGTTCTTGATGCTCACCGTAAAAATAATTTACTCGGATTGGGTATAGCAGGAAAAAAAGATTTCAATTTCGAAATTCGTATCCAGTTCGGAGCAGGCGCTTACGTTTGCGGTGAAGAATCAGCGCTGATTGAATCGGCTGAAGGAAAACGCGGCGAACCACGCAACCGTCCACCATTCCCTGTTACCAAAGGATACATTCAAAAACCAACCGTTGTAAACAACGTAGAAACTCTTTGTTCTGTTACAAAGATTATTGAAAAAGGCGCCGATTGGTATAAAGGTTTTGGTACTGCTGATTCTACAGGTACAAAAGTACTCAGCGTTTCCGGCGATTGTGCAAAACCCGGCATTTATGAAATTGAATGGGGCATGACCATAAAAGATATGCTTGAAATGTGCGGTGCTGAAAAAGACATACAGGCATTGCAGGTTGCAGGCCCTTCAGGCGTTTGTATCAACCCTTCACAATTCGGAAGAAAGATAGCAAACGAAGATCTGCCAACCGGAGGTTCGATGATTGTTATTGGCAAGAAAAGAGAATTATTGAAAGACGTTGTTGCCAACTTCATGGATTTCTTTGTTGACGAGTCATGCGGTTCATGCGTTCCATGCCGTGCCCTCACTCCTGTTCTAAAAGAAAAACTTGAAAAAGTAATTGCAGGTAAAGGTGTAAAACAAGATATCGACGATATGGTAAAACTTGGAAAAATGATGAAAGACCTTAATCGTTGCGGGCTTGGTCAAACCTGTGCCAACCCTATTCTTACCACTATTGAAAATTTCAGGGATAAATATGAATCATTGGTAAAAGCACCTAAAGCAGATGGCGTTTATGATTTTGATATGAAAGCTTCTGTTAAAGATTCCTGTGAAGTGGTTAAAAGAAAAATAAATGTACATTAA
- a CDS encoding 2Fe-2S iron-sulfur cluster-binding protein, with translation MSKIKFTIDGKSCQAEAGQTLLDAAAENGVYIPFLCHMKGVIPAGSCRVCTVKMNGRPVAACTTPIGNDCAEAKIENNTPQLNEMRKTIIELLFVEGNHFCPSCEKSGNCELQALAYRYQMMVPQFPYTFPMKKVDATSPKLYIDRNRCILCKKCIRIIKTDDDKSYFAFYKRGKKLEIHIDHELAAKMNDALAQKAMDICPVGAILKKEKGYDVPIGKRKYDKKPIGSDIEKI, from the coding sequence ATGAGCAAAATCAAGTTCACTATAGATGGGAAAAGCTGCCAGGCAGAAGCCGGTCAAACCCTGCTGGATGCCGCAGCCGAGAATGGAGTATATATTCCTTTCCTGTGCCATATGAAAGGTGTTATTCCTGCCGGTTCATGCCGTGTTTGTACTGTTAAAATGAATGGCAGACCTGTTGCTGCATGCACTACTCCAATTGGCAATGATTGCGCTGAAGCAAAAATCGAAAATAATACTCCTCAACTGAATGAAATGAGGAAAACTATTATCGAATTACTTTTTGTTGAAGGAAATCATTTCTGCCCTTCATGCGAAAAAAGCGGTAACTGCGAACTTCAGGCTTTAGCATATCGCTACCAGATGATGGTTCCGCAATTCCCTTATACATTCCCAATGAAAAAAGTTGATGCAACAAGTCCTAAATTATATATCGACAGGAACCGTTGCATTCTTTGTAAAAAATGTATCCGCATTATAAAGACCGATGATGATAAGAGTTATTTCGCTTTCTACAAACGCGGAAAGAAACTCGAGATACATATCGACCATGAACTGGCTGCAAAAATGAACGATGCTCTTGCACAGAAAGCAATGGACATCTGCCCTGTTGGCGCCATTCTGAAGAAAGAAAAAGGTTACGATGTTCCTATCGGGAAACGTAAATACGACAAAAAACCTATAGGTAGTGATATTGAAAAAATTTAA
- a CDS encoding Ni/Fe hydrogenase subunit alpha, which translates to MNKITIEPVTRVEGHGKVTIHMDDKLNIAQSRLHIVEFRGFERFVQGRPYWEAPVLVQRLCGICPVSHHLAAAKALDVIVGAGTGDGLTATGEKMRRLMHYGQMFQSHALHFFHLASPDFLLGYDSDPALRNVIGVALKFPDLAVQGVMMRKYGQEIIEATAGKKIHGTGAIPGGINKNLTIEERDKFLKGADPMNIDKMIDWALAAVALFKEYHKANKDFVDNFAVFPSSHLSLVRKDGALDLYHGVLRAVDKDGKRILNDVDYQEYYKYINEEVRSWSYMKFPFLTSIGKENGWYTVGPLARLNTCDFIPTPLAQKEFEEYKKYTNGKPNHMSLHMHWARLIELLHSGEMIKQLLNDPDLQKTDLVKKGKKQMEGVGLIEAPRGTLFHHYRINENDQITMANLIVSTTNNNEPMNRAVNDVAKKMFTGKKEITEGMKNAIEVAIRAYDPCLSCATHALGKMPLDIKLFDSNQNLIDNYRS; encoded by the coding sequence ATGAACAAGATAACTATAGAACCTGTAACCAGAGTTGAAGGCCACGGTAAAGTGACCATTCACATGGATGATAAATTGAATATTGCACAATCGCGTTTGCATATTGTTGAGTTCAGAGGCTTTGAACGTTTCGTACAAGGACGTCCTTACTGGGAAGCTCCTGTATTGGTTCAGCGTCTTTGCGGTATCTGTCCTGTTAGCCACCACCTGGCTGCTGCCAAAGCACTCGATGTTATTGTGGGAGCCGGAACCGGCGACGGTCTTACTGCTACCGGCGAAAAGATGCGCCGCCTGATGCACTACGGACAAATGTTCCAGTCGCATGCACTGCATTTCTTCCACCTTGCATCACCCGACTTCTTATTAGGATACGACAGCGACCCTGCATTACGTAATGTAATTGGCGTTGCATTAAAATTCCCCGATCTTGCTGTTCAGGGTGTGATGATGCGTAAATACGGACAGGAAATTATTGAAGCAACTGCCGGAAAGAAAATTCACGGAACAGGCGCTATACCCGGTGGTATCAATAAAAACCTCACCATCGAAGAACGTGATAAATTCCTGAAAGGCGCCGACCCGATGAACATCGATAAGATGATCGACTGGGCTTTAGCTGCTGTTGCTTTATTTAAAGAATATCACAAAGCAAATAAAGATTTCGTTGACAACTTCGCAGTATTCCCTTCAAGTCACCTGAGCCTTGTAAGAAAAGACGGCGCTCTTGATTTGTATCACGGAGTTCTTCGCGCTGTTGACAAAGACGGCAAGAGAATATTGAACGATGTGGATTACCAGGAATATTACAAATACATCAATGAAGAAGTTCGTTCATGGAGTTATATGAAATTCCCATTCCTTACATCAATAGGAAAAGAAAACGGTTGGTATACTGTAGGCCCATTAGCACGTTTGAATACCTGCGACTTCATCCCTACTCCACTTGCACAAAAAGAATTTGAAGAATATAAAAAATACACCAACGGAAAACCCAATCACATGAGTCTTCACATGCACTGGGCACGTTTGATTGAACTGTTACATTCAGGTGAAATGATAAAACAATTATTGAACGATCCTGATTTACAGAAAACCGATTTGGTGAAAAAAGGCAAGAAACAAATGGAAGGCGTTGGTTTGATTGAAGCTCCACGCGGTACATTATTCCATCATTACCGGATTAACGAGAATGACCAGATAACCATGGCTAACCTTATTGTTTCAACAACCAACAATAATGAGCCTATGAACAGGGCCGTTAACGATGTAGCAAAGAAAATGTTCACCGGTAAAAAAGAAATTACCGAAGGAATGAAAAATGCTATTGAAGTTGCCATAAGGGCTTACGACCCTTGCTTAAGTTGCGCTACACATGCATTAGGCAAAATGCCTCTGGATATTAAATTATTCGATTCTAACCAAAACTTAATTGATAATTACAGGTCGTAA
- a CDS encoding virulence RhuM family protein produces the protein MVERENNQSDFILFKTEDEKISVDVRFKDETVWLTQEQMALLFGKAKSTINEHIQNIFNEGELDEAACIKKFGISEFQQKAPNYYNLDIIISVGYRVKSLRGTQFRQWATKRLNEYIRKGYTMDDERLKNLGGGGYWKELLQRVRDIRASEKVFYRQVLDIYATSIDYDPKAEISIAFFKKVQNKIHFAVHGQTAAEVIYNRADAEKEFMGLMTFPGSRPYLKDVVVAKNYLDEKELRSLGQIVSGYLDFAERQAEREQTMTMKDWAEHLDKILTMSGEKLLQDAGAISHEIAIEKATAEYQKYQQKTLSEAEKNYLESLKVLEKKTRKEK, from the coding sequence ATGGTAGAGAGGGAAAATAATCAATCGGACTTTATTTTATTCAAAACCGAAGATGAGAAAATATCGGTGGATGTTCGTTTTAAAGATGAAACAGTATGGCTTACGCAGGAGCAGATGGCGTTACTTTTTGGTAAAGCTAAATCTACAATAAATGAGCATATACAAAATATTTTTAATGAAGGAGAGCTTGATGAGGCTGCATGTATAAAGAAATTCGGAATTTCCGAATTTCAGCAGAAAGCCCCCAATTACTATAATTTAGACATTATAATTTCTGTAGGATATAGAGTAAAATCATTGCGGGGAACACAGTTTCGCCAGTGGGCAACAAAACGACTGAACGAATATATCCGTAAAGGTTATACAATGGACGACGAGCGCCTTAAAAATTTGGGCGGTGGTGGCTATTGGAAAGAATTGTTGCAGCGTGTACGTGATATTCGTGCTTCCGAAAAAGTATTTTACCGCCAGGTGCTTGATATTTATGCAACAAGTATTGACTACGATCCCAAGGCAGAAATTTCCATCGCTTTTTTTAAAAAAGTTCAAAACAAAATTCATTTTGCAGTACATGGACAAACAGCAGCCGAAGTTATTTATAATCGTGCTGATGCAGAAAAAGAATTTATGGGACTAATGACATTTCCGGGCAGTCGTCCGTATTTAAAAGACGTTGTGGTTGCAAAGAATTATTTAGACGAAAAAGAGCTTCGTTCGCTTGGGCAAATAGTTTCGGGGTATTTAGATTTTGCAGAGCGTCAGGCAGAACGAGAGCAAACAATGACAATGAAAGATTGGGCTGAACATCTGGATAAAATTTTAACAATGAGCGGAGAAAAACTTTTGCAGGATGCTGGTGCCATCAGCCATGAAATTGCTATTGAAAAGGCTACCGCTGAATATCAGAAATATCAACAAAAAACATTGAGCGAAGCAGAAAAAAATTATTTAGAAAGCTTGAAAGTTTTAGAAAAGAAAACAAGAAAAGAAAAATAA
- a CDS encoding T9SS type A sorting domain-containing protein, with protein sequence MKKLLLIFLIFSVHHFSFSQVLFHESFDSTAIPCAWKNIQVSGAGYKSIWDDITIGTNAICNPHSGTGMARYFCYNLSEGKSAILISPSINLTTVGVYVAKVSFWMFRDNSYPTKEDSLDIYVNDTLTLSNAVHLGKLIRYKGLPPIQSTTGWYQYSFEIPTSFSGDKNYIILKATSEFGYDIIIDDLSVYIDNAVNIDVTEENASINIFPNPSDGITNIETKQISNAELSVYSLMGQKVFSKKINKTNTVQQLDFSFLVKGTYIIQIKNEKNNIIRKLVIQ encoded by the coding sequence ATGAAAAAATTATTACTCATATTTCTTATTTTTTCTGTTCACCATTTTTCTTTCAGCCAGGTTTTATTTCACGAATCATTTGATTCTACTGCTATTCCATGTGCCTGGAAAAATATCCAGGTAAGTGGCGCCGGTTATAAATCCATTTGGGATGATATAACCATTGGAACAAATGCCATATGCAACCCGCATTCGGGAACTGGAATGGCAAGGTATTTCTGTTACAATCTTTCAGAAGGAAAATCGGCAATTCTTATTTCACCTTCGATAAATCTTACTACAGTTGGAGTATATGTTGCAAAGGTTTCTTTCTGGATGTTCCGCGATAACAGTTATCCTACAAAAGAAGACAGCCTGGATATTTATGTGAATGATACACTCACGTTAAGTAATGCTGTTCATCTTGGAAAACTTATCCGCTACAAAGGATTACCTCCAATACAAAGTACAACCGGATGGTATCAATATTCATTTGAAATTCCTACTTCTTTCAGCGGGGATAAAAATTATATCATACTCAAAGCAACCAGTGAATTCGGTTACGACATAATAATTGATGATCTTTCGGTATACATTGATAATGCCGTAAACATTGATGTAACGGAAGAAAACGCTTCAATAAATATTTTTCCGAATCCTTCCGATGGAATAACAAATATTGAAACAAAACAAATCAGCAACGCTGAATTATCTGTTTATTCGCTGATGGGACAAAAAGTATTTTCAAAAAAAATAAATAAAACAAATACTGTTCAACAACTTGATTTCAGTTTTCTTGTAAAAGGGACTTACATCATTCAAATTAAAAATGAAAAAAATAACATCATCCGCAAATTAGTTATTCAGTAA
- a CDS encoding neutral/alkaline non-lysosomal ceramidase N-terminal domain-containing protein, with translation MKRLIAIIFALFIFQLSFSQTSTSNFIIGTGIADVTYPTFGVGMHGMADDLQKTTEVETPLYARAFIIADKSGQKRIAIIVIDILTCKQAVKTKVIEELQNDPFFNHQYNVDNVLISGTHTHSAPVGYSDYFLYNFTGGGFDQMCFDHIVKGIVEAMRKAHQNLAPGNIYFNKGGLSDCGRNRSVTGYNNNPIAEQNNYSTNTDTVMLSLKFVKNNNGNTKAIGVLNWYSLHPTSRGQTNTLITGDNFGWASHLFENEMATDVDSNETFVCAFANETAGDVSGNIKYGLPDGGPNDILHMQEYGNMLYSKSKELFNTATDLLDTGISYSYTHIDMSNDTIDSIPNARTWPAAVGLSMAAGSTEDSKGNTLFMGISITTSLREGITSDNITLTENGKLLIAYNGLVGKLPSGWNLPGSNADINLVNGHYPKPIMWPVGKATPYPLVPNVVPIQLIKIGKLAIAGIPGEMTTMAGRRLRTSIHDVFGSDISEIALNTYANAYSYYITTKEEYEIQNYEGAVTIYGPYTLAAYQQEYTKLAKAIKYNTPIDIGSPAIAVPPDLPYPGIDTTKIFINNRSDTAVRIRVYKSDDTMADTILGIPSSDKTVEARTNALIDMPSGYTTAKVRKNDDLSVIYQGGSIIIVK, from the coding sequence ATGAAGAGATTAATTGCAATAATATTTGCCTTGTTTATTTTTCAGTTAAGTTTTTCGCAAACTTCAACAAGTAATTTTATTATAGGAACAGGAATAGCTGATGTTACCTATCCTACATTTGGTGTGGGAATGCACGGCATGGCCGATGACCTGCAAAAAACCACTGAAGTTGAAACACCATTGTATGCAAGAGCATTCATCATTGCCGATAAATCGGGACAAAAACGTATTGCAATTATTGTTATTGATATTTTAACCTGCAAGCAAGCTGTTAAAACAAAAGTTATTGAAGAATTACAGAACGACCCATTTTTTAATCATCAATATAATGTCGACAATGTTTTGATATCGGGAACGCATACACATAGCGCACCGGTAGGATATTCTGATTATTTTCTGTATAACTTTACCGGTGGCGGTTTTGACCAGATGTGTTTCGACCATATTGTAAAAGGAATAGTAGAAGCTATGCGAAAAGCGCATCAGAATCTTGCTCCCGGAAATATATATTTTAATAAAGGCGGATTATCTGATTGCGGCAGGAATCGTTCCGTAACAGGGTACAACAATAATCCCATAGCTGAACAAAATAACTATTCTACCAATACAGATACGGTGATGCTATCGCTCAAGTTTGTAAAAAACAATAATGGAAATACAAAAGCAATTGGTGTGTTGAATTGGTACAGCCTCCATCCTACTTCACGCGGACAGACCAATACATTAATAACCGGTGATAATTTCGGATGGGCTTCGCATCTTTTTGAAAATGAAATGGCGACTGATGTGGATTCGAACGAAACTTTTGTGTGTGCCTTTGCAAACGAGACTGCCGGCGATGTTTCGGGAAATATAAAATATGGTTTGCCCGATGGAGGGCCGAATGATATTCTTCATATGCAGGAATACGGCAATATGCTTTATTCAAAATCGAAAGAACTTTTTAATACGGCTACTGATTTATTGGATACCGGAATTTCTTACAGTTACACGCACATCGACATGTCGAACGATACCATTGATAGCATTCCAAATGCTCGCACATGGCCTGCTGCGGTAGGATTATCAATGGCAGCAGGAAGTACCGAAGACAGCAAAGGAAACACTTTATTCATGGGTATAAGCATAACTACTAGTCTAAGGGAAGGAATAACATCTGACAATATTACTTTAACTGAAAATGGAAAACTATTAATTGCTTATAATGGACTCGTCGGGAAACTTCCATCCGGCTGGAATTTACCGGGCAGTAATGCAGATATTAATTTAGTGAACGGGCACTATCCTAAACCTATAATGTGGCCTGTTGGTAAAGCAACACCATATCCTTTGGTACCAAATGTTGTTCCTATTCAATTAATAAAAATCGGGAAGCTTGCAATTGCAGGAATACCGGGCGAAATGACAACTATGGCAGGAAGACGTTTAAGAACTTCAATCCACGATGTTTTTGGTTCTGATATTTCGGAAATTGCTTTGAATACTTATGCAAATGCATATTCATATTACATCACAACTAAAGAAGAATATGAAATACAAAATTATGAAGGTGCTGTTACTATTTACGGACCTTATACTTTAGCAGCCTATCAGCAGGAATATACCAAACTTGCCAAAGCAATTAAATACAATACCCCCATCGATATAGGAAGCCCGGCAATTGCAGTACCCCCAGATCTTCCCTATCCGGGAATTGACACAACAAAGATTTTCATCAATAACCGCAGCGATACAGCAGTTCGCATTCGTGTTTACAAATCGGATGATACCATGGCTGATACAATACTTGGTATTCCTTCTTCCGACAAAACTGTTGAAGCAAGAACCAATGCGCTTATTGATATGCCTTCGGGATACACAACTGCTAAGGTAAGGAAGAACGATGACCTTTCGGTTATTTACCAAGGCGGAAGTATTATTATTGTAAAATAA